A single Cottoperca gobio chromosome 7, fCotGob3.1, whole genome shotgun sequence DNA region contains:
- the LOC115011403 gene encoding uncharacterized protein LOC115011403 isoform X4 gives MSQEQAEATSTDHPNERPASPAHSYVSMQSDQSKDDPLNFRGGEPGPLEHKRPVSPAPSNASMQSDQSKDDPLNFRGGEPGPLEDKRPAFPAHSYVSMQSDQSKDDPLNFRGEEPGPLENEIPASPAHSNASMQSDQSKDDPLNFRGGEPGYVSKQSDQSKDDPLNFRGGEPGASTETASDGHDRSEDIKQELSADLKKRILNQYKEKLKGHETDTQLFNVTDGKNKDAKEKASGALFDKARTVLMEGVAGVGKTFQTNLFMVDWAKTKWKKNVDFMVSFHFSKLNSRKEVQSLKALLDLSLNDDKCRDYKYENCKVAFVLDGLEECKLPLDFAKNEELTDMEEAASMDVLLTNLIKGKLLPTACLLITSQPSGVEKIPPEYIQKKTECRETEKRRQKLASALRRRFLNETTQPEDPNHPNQINTEHIMREDRSAEVNDEEKNEQTQAKSVTPVNAIADIFKDKQGKKIRTVLTTGEAGIGKSFLVQKFIKEWANKDNSSLSAWFNKKRKKVRAKDEDIIFRLNFSELSLIKEKKISFMELLNQFFEETKECVVSNFEQFKVFFVLDGLHAYQPPLDFDNKDSLTDVRERASVDVLLTNLIRGTLFPSALLWITSRQNMPDACVDRTTEIRCKPDVASQQNLKSQLKEQFTHVPQGIDMQKTSALLNEIYTDLYIIEGQRGEVNVQNEIRHVQDAKFKPVGQETSIKYQNILLDASGEKKLIRTVLTIGLAGIGKTFATKKYMLDWAESKADGGIFYMFPLSFRELNLRKDQEHSLEELIFQFCPGMKTSEIKDFDKYSILIVLDGLDECRLDLDFKKDDKWTDVSKPTSMNVLLTNLIQGNLLSKAQIWITTRPASANRIPADKVDRVTEVRGFNDEQKEEYFRRRFSNKDLAEKILSHVKKSRSLYIMCHIPVFCWITANVLEDFVRETEKQGDEERMKTNEEGRMPKTLTDMYIYFLVLQCRQANVKYLEGETAENSETDSCWNARNKETIMFLGKLAFDGLRNGNLLFTEEDLREYEVDIEKTVVFSGLFTQVTREVCGLYQQKMFCFVHLSIQEFLAAFYVFHTFNNTGENLFSNSPTVGELPAEFYKAAIDKALDSKDGEWDLFLRFLLGLSLETNQNLLQELLMKTDNNTKETNQETIGYIKGKIRNENSDADKKCNLFYCLNELNDHSLVEEMKKYLRSGTVTFENFSASQWSALTFVLLTSDEKLDVFDLKKYLKSETVLLGMLPVVKVSQVALLSWCELSEESCRGLSSSVLSSPSCNLKELDLSHNDLQDSGVQMLADGLQSPYCKLDILKLSGCQVTENGCKFLASALMSKTTSSLKQLDLSYNHPGANGMRLLSDIAADPNRSLKTLCLDHCGAHRIKPGLKKYGSDLKLDENTASKRLVLYDGNRRVKTVELVMEKVQRPENQDRFMRSQVISEEGLKGLCYWEVEWEGKVGIAVAYESVGRGWDGSGGLGCNEKSWSLLCSRAKYIIMHGNKVIELNKVPVYKKIAIFLNWEAGTLTYYGVASEKLSLIHTFKAKFTEPLFPCFWFKKGSVTLCKMD, from the exons TCAGGGGAGAAGAACCGGG CCCGCTCGAGAATGAAATACCAGCCTCTCCTGCACACAGCAATGCTTCCATGCAAAGTGACCAGTCCAAGGATGACCCTCTCAACTTCAGGGGAGGAGAACCGGG CTATGTTTCCAAGCAAAGTGACCAGTCCAAGGATGACCCTCTCAACTTCAGGGGAGGAGAACCGGG TGCTTCCACGGAAACTGCCAGCGATGGACACGACCGAAGCGAAG ACATCAAACAGGAACTCAGCGCAGACCTGAAGAAGAGAATCCTCAATCAGTATAAAGAGAAACTGAAAGGACATGAAACTGACACACAACTCTTCAATGTAACAGATGGCAAAAACAAGGACGCTAAAGAAAAGGCCTCTGGTGCATTATTTGATAAAGCGCGAACGGTGCTAATGGAGGGAGTGGCTGGTGTtggtaaaacatttcaaacaaattTGTTCATGGTCGACTGggcaaaaacaaaatggaaaaaaaatgttgattttatgGTCTCATTTCATTTCTCCAAGCTGAATTCAAGGAAAGAAGTTCAAAGCCTGAAAGCTCTGCTTGATCTTTCCCTCAATGACGATAAATGCAGAGATTACAAGTATGAGAATTGTAAAGTTGCTTTTGTCCTTGACGGCTTGGAAGAATGTAAACTTCCTCTGGATTTTGCAAAGAACGAGGAACTGACTGATATGGAAGAGGCAGCCTCGATGGATGTGCTGCTAACAAACCTCATCAAGGGGAAGTTGCTTCCCACTGCTTGTCTTTTGATCACCTCTCAACCTTCAGGAGTCGAGAAGATTCCTCCTGAATATAttcagaaaaagacagaatgtcGAG AGACAGAGAAGCGACGTCAGAAGCTGGCGTCAGCCCTGAGAAGAAGATTTCTCAATGAAACCACTCAACCTGAAGACCCAAACCATCCTAACCAGATAAACACAGAACACATCatgagagaggacagaagtGCTGAAGTCAATGATGAAGAGAAAAATGAACAAACTCAGGCAAAATCAGTGACACCAGTGAATGCCATAGCTGACATCTTCAAGGATAAACAAGGAAAAAAGATCAGAACTGTGCTGACTACTGGAGAAGCTGGAATTGGAAAATCCTTCCTTGTGCAGAAATTCATTAAAGAGTGGGCTAATAAGGACAATAGCTCACTTTCTGCTTGGTTTAataagaaaaggaagaaagtcCGGGCTAAAGATGAAGACATTATATTTCGACTAAATTTCTCTGAGCTTAGTttgataaaagagaaaaaaatcagttttatgGAACTTCTTAATCAGTTCTTCGAGGAAACTAAGGAATGTGTGGTCTCTAACTTTGAACAGTTcaaagttttctttgttttggatGGATTGCATGCTTATCAACCTCCTCTTGACTTTGACAACAAGGACTCTTTGACTGATGTCAGAGAGCGAGCTTCAGTGGATGTGCTCCTGACAAACCTCATCAGAGGAACACTGTTTccttctgctctgctctggATAACCTCCCGACAGAATATGCCCGATGCATGTGTCGACAGGACGACAGAAATACGAT GTAAGCCTGATGTTGCAAGTCAACAGAATCTCAAATCTCAGTTGAAGGAGCAATTCACCCATGTGCCTCAGGGGATCGATATGCAGAAAACCTCTGCTCTTCTGAATGAGATCTACACAGATCTCTACAtcatcgagggacagaggggagAGGTCAATGTTCAGAATGAGATCAGACATGTTCAAGACGCAAAGTTCAAACCAGTGGGACAAGAGACCTCGattaaatatcaaaacatcctTCTGGATGCATCTGGAGAAAAGAAACTCATAAGAACTGTGCTGACGATCGGATTGGCAGGCATTGGAAAGACGTTTGCTACAAAGAAGTACATGCTGGACTGGGCTGAGAGTAAAGCCGACGGGGgcatattttatatgtttccACTTTCTTTCCGGGAGCTGAATTTGAGAAAAGACCAAGAGCACAGCTTAGAGGAACTCATATTTCAGTTTTGTCCGGGAATGAAGACATCAGAAATAAAAGACTTTGATAAGTACAGCATTCTGATTGTCCTGGATGGTCTTGATGAGTGTCGCCTTGATCTTGACTTCAAGAAAGATGACAAATGGACAGATGTGAGTAAACCAACCTCAATGAATGTTCTGCTGACAAACCTCATCCAAGGAAATCTGCTTTCTAAAGCTCAAATCTGGATCACAACCCGACCTGCATCAGCCAACCGTATCCCCGCTGATAAAGTTGACCGGGTTACAGAGGTGCGAGGATTTAATGACgagcagaaggaggagtactTCCGGAGGAGATTCAGCAATAAAGATTTGGCTGAGAAAATCTTGTCGCATGTCAAGAAATCAAGGAGCCTTTACATCATGTGTCACATTCCTGTCTTCTGTTGGATCACAGCAAATGTTCTGGAAGACTTTGttagagaaacagaaaaacaaggagACGAAGAGAGAATGAAGACAAACGAAGAAGGGAGGATGCCAAAGACTCTGactgatatgtatatatacttcCTTGTGTTACAATGCAGACAGGCTAATGTGAAGTATCTTGAAGGTGAGACAGCTGAGAATTCTGAGACAGATTCATGCTGGAATGCAAGGAACAAGGAAACAATCATGTTTCTGGGGAAACTGGCTTTTGACGGTCTACGGAACGGAAACCTTCTCTTCACTGAAGAAGATTTGAGAGAGTATGAGGTTGACATCGAGAAAACTGTAGTCTTCTCTGGATTATTCACTCAGGTTACCCGAGAAGTCTGTGGTCTGTACCAACagaaaatgttctgctttgtCCATCTGAGCATTCAAGAGTTCCTGGCAGCTTTTTATGTCTTTCACACATTCAATAACACAGGTGAAAATCTGTTCTCCAACTCTCCAACAGTTGGAGAGTTGCCTGCAGAATTCTACAAGGCAGCAATAGACAAGGCTTTAGACAGCAAAGATGGGGAGTGGGATCTGTTTCTCCGCTTCCTGCTAGGCCTTTCTCTGGAGACTAATCAGAATCTACTGCAAGAGCTGCTGATGAAGACAGACAACAACACCAAGGAGACCAATCAGGAAACAATTGGGTACATCAAAGGAAAGATTAGGAATGAGAACAGTGATGCAGATAAAAAATGCAATCTTTTCTACTGTCTCAATGAGCTGAATGATCACTCTCTTGTGGAAGAAATGAAAAAGTATCTCCGATCAGGAACAGTCACATTTGAAAACTTCTCTGCCTCCCAGTGGTCAGCTCTGACTTTTGTGCTGCTGACATCAGATGAGAAGCTTGATGTGTTTGATCTGAAAAAGTACCTGAAATCAGAGACGGTTCTTCTAGGAATGTTGCCGGTGGTCAAAGTCTCCCAAGTTGCTTT gctgagttGGTGTGAGCTCTCTGAGGAATCCTGCAGAGGTCTGTCGTCCTCAGTCCTCAGCTCCCCATCCTGTAATCTCAAAGAGCTGGACCTGAGTCATAACGACCTGCAGGATTCAGGAGTGCAGATGCTTGCTGATGGCCTACAGAGTCCATACTGTAAACTGGATATTCTCAA GCTGTCAGGTTGTCAGGTGACAGAGAACGGCTGCAAATTCCTGGCCTCAGCTCTGATGTCCAAAACTACCTCCTCGCTGAAACAACTGGATCTGAGTTACAATCACCCAGGAGCCAATGGGATGAGGTTGCTCTCTGATATAGCTGCGGATCCAAATAGGAGCCTGAAGACACTCTG TTTGGACCACTGTGGAGCGCATCGGATAAAACCAGGGCTGAAGAAGT aTGGTTCAGATCTGAAGCTGGATGAAAACACAGCAAGCAAGAGGCTTGTCCTGTATGACGGGAACAGGAGAGTAAAAACTGTAGAGCTGGTGATGGAGAAAGTGCAACGACCTGAAAACCAGGACAGGTTTatgaggtctcaggtgatttCTGAGGAGGGCCTGAAAGGCCTTTGCTATTGGGAGGTGGAGTGGGAAGGGAAGGTGGGCATCGCAGTGGCATATGAATCAGTGGGGAGAGGATGGGACGGAAGTGGTGGCCTAGGATGCAACGAGAAGTCCTGGAGTCTGCTCTGCTCGAGGGCTAAGTACATTATCATGCATGGCAACAAAGTTATTGAGTTAAACAAAGTGCCCGTTTATAAGAAAATAGCAATATTTCTAAACTGGGAAGCTGGCACTCTGACCTATTATGGTGTCGCATCAGAAAAGCTGAGCCTCATACACACCTTCAAGGCCAAATTCACAGAACCCCTCTTCCCATGCTTCTGGTTTAAGAAGGGCTCTGTGACTTTGTGTAAGATGGACTGA
- the LOC115011403 gene encoding uncharacterized protein LOC115011403 isoform X6, whose amino-acid sequence MSQEQAEATSTDHPNERPASPAHSYVSMQSDQSKDDPLNFRGGEPGPLEHKRPVSPAPSNASMQSDQSKDDPLNFRGGEPGPLEDKRPAFPAHSYVSMQSDQSKDDPLNFRGEEPGPLENEIPASPAHSNASMQSDQSKDDPLNFRGGEPGASTETASDGHDRSEDIKQELSADLKKRILNQYKEKLKGHETDTQLFNVTDGKNKDAKEKASGALFDKARTVLMEGVAGVGKTFQTNLFMVDWAKTKWKKNVDFMVSFHFSKLNSRKEVQSLKALLDLSLNDDKCRDYKYENCKVAFVLDGLEECKLPLDFAKNEELTDMEEAASMDVLLTNLIKGKLLPTACLLITSQPSGVEKIPPEYIQKKTECRETEKRRQKLASALRRRFLNETTQPEDPNHPNQINTEHIMREDRSAEVNDEEKNEQTQAKSVTPVNAIADIFKDKQGKKIRTVLTTGEAGIGKSFLVQKFIKEWANKDNSSLSAWFNKKRKKVRAKDEDIIFRLNFSELSLIKEKKISFMELLNQFFEETKECVVSNFEQFKVFFVLDGLHAYQPPLDFDNKDSLTDVRERASVDVLLTNLIRGTLFPSALLWITSRQNMPDACVDRTTEIRCKPDVASQQNLKSQLKEQFTHVPQGIDMQKTSALLNEIYTDLYIIEGQRGEVNVQNEIRHVQDAKFKPVGQETSIKYQNILLDASGEKKLIRTVLTIGLAGIGKTFATKKYMLDWAESKADGGIFYMFPLSFRELNLRKDQEHSLEELIFQFCPGMKTSEIKDFDKYSILIVLDGLDECRLDLDFKKDDKWTDVSKPTSMNVLLTNLIQGNLLSKAQIWITTRPASANRIPADKVDRVTEVRGFNDEQKEEYFRRRFSNKDLAEKILSHVKKSRSLYIMCHIPVFCWITANVLEDFVRETEKQGDEERMKTNEEGRMPKTLTDMYIYFLVLQCRQANVKYLEGETAENSETDSCWNARNKETIMFLGKLAFDGLRNGNLLFTEEDLREYEVDIEKTVVFSGLFTQVTREVCGLYQQKMFCFVHLSIQEFLAAFYVFHTFNNTGENLFSNSPTVGELPAEFYKAAIDKALDSKDGEWDLFLRFLLGLSLETNQNLLQELLMKTDNNTKETNQETIGYIKGKIRNENSDADKKCNLFYCLNELNDHSLVEEMKKYLRSGTVTFENFSASQWSALTFVLLTSDEKLDVFDLKKYLKSETVLLGMLPVVKVSQVALLSWCELSEESCRGLSSSVLSSPSCNLKELDLSHNDLQDSGVQMLADGLQSPYCKLDILKLSGCQVTENGCKFLASALMSKTTSSLKQLDLSYNHPGANGMRLLSDIAADPNRSLKTLCLDHCGAHRIKPGLKKYGSDLKLDENTASKRLVLYDGNRRVKTVELVMEKVQRPENQDRFMRSQVISEEGLKGLCYWEVEWEGKVGIAVAYESVGRGWDGSGGLGCNEKSWSLLCSRAKYIIMHGNKVIELNKVPVYKKIAIFLNWEAGTLTYYGVASEKLSLIHTFKAKFTEPLFPCFWFKKGSVTLCKMD is encoded by the exons TCAGGGGAGAAGAACCGGG CCCGCTCGAGAATGAAATACCAGCCTCTCCTGCACACAGCAATGCTTCCATGCAAAGTGACCAGTCCAAGGATGACCCTCTCAACTTCAGGGGAGGAGAACCGGG TGCTTCCACGGAAACTGCCAGCGATGGACACGACCGAAGCGAAG ACATCAAACAGGAACTCAGCGCAGACCTGAAGAAGAGAATCCTCAATCAGTATAAAGAGAAACTGAAAGGACATGAAACTGACACACAACTCTTCAATGTAACAGATGGCAAAAACAAGGACGCTAAAGAAAAGGCCTCTGGTGCATTATTTGATAAAGCGCGAACGGTGCTAATGGAGGGAGTGGCTGGTGTtggtaaaacatttcaaacaaattTGTTCATGGTCGACTGggcaaaaacaaaatggaaaaaaaatgttgattttatgGTCTCATTTCATTTCTCCAAGCTGAATTCAAGGAAAGAAGTTCAAAGCCTGAAAGCTCTGCTTGATCTTTCCCTCAATGACGATAAATGCAGAGATTACAAGTATGAGAATTGTAAAGTTGCTTTTGTCCTTGACGGCTTGGAAGAATGTAAACTTCCTCTGGATTTTGCAAAGAACGAGGAACTGACTGATATGGAAGAGGCAGCCTCGATGGATGTGCTGCTAACAAACCTCATCAAGGGGAAGTTGCTTCCCACTGCTTGTCTTTTGATCACCTCTCAACCTTCAGGAGTCGAGAAGATTCCTCCTGAATATAttcagaaaaagacagaatgtcGAG AGACAGAGAAGCGACGTCAGAAGCTGGCGTCAGCCCTGAGAAGAAGATTTCTCAATGAAACCACTCAACCTGAAGACCCAAACCATCCTAACCAGATAAACACAGAACACATCatgagagaggacagaagtGCTGAAGTCAATGATGAAGAGAAAAATGAACAAACTCAGGCAAAATCAGTGACACCAGTGAATGCCATAGCTGACATCTTCAAGGATAAACAAGGAAAAAAGATCAGAACTGTGCTGACTACTGGAGAAGCTGGAATTGGAAAATCCTTCCTTGTGCAGAAATTCATTAAAGAGTGGGCTAATAAGGACAATAGCTCACTTTCTGCTTGGTTTAataagaaaaggaagaaagtcCGGGCTAAAGATGAAGACATTATATTTCGACTAAATTTCTCTGAGCTTAGTttgataaaagagaaaaaaatcagttttatgGAACTTCTTAATCAGTTCTTCGAGGAAACTAAGGAATGTGTGGTCTCTAACTTTGAACAGTTcaaagttttctttgttttggatGGATTGCATGCTTATCAACCTCCTCTTGACTTTGACAACAAGGACTCTTTGACTGATGTCAGAGAGCGAGCTTCAGTGGATGTGCTCCTGACAAACCTCATCAGAGGAACACTGTTTccttctgctctgctctggATAACCTCCCGACAGAATATGCCCGATGCATGTGTCGACAGGACGACAGAAATACGAT GTAAGCCTGATGTTGCAAGTCAACAGAATCTCAAATCTCAGTTGAAGGAGCAATTCACCCATGTGCCTCAGGGGATCGATATGCAGAAAACCTCTGCTCTTCTGAATGAGATCTACACAGATCTCTACAtcatcgagggacagaggggagAGGTCAATGTTCAGAATGAGATCAGACATGTTCAAGACGCAAAGTTCAAACCAGTGGGACAAGAGACCTCGattaaatatcaaaacatcctTCTGGATGCATCTGGAGAAAAGAAACTCATAAGAACTGTGCTGACGATCGGATTGGCAGGCATTGGAAAGACGTTTGCTACAAAGAAGTACATGCTGGACTGGGCTGAGAGTAAAGCCGACGGGGgcatattttatatgtttccACTTTCTTTCCGGGAGCTGAATTTGAGAAAAGACCAAGAGCACAGCTTAGAGGAACTCATATTTCAGTTTTGTCCGGGAATGAAGACATCAGAAATAAAAGACTTTGATAAGTACAGCATTCTGATTGTCCTGGATGGTCTTGATGAGTGTCGCCTTGATCTTGACTTCAAGAAAGATGACAAATGGACAGATGTGAGTAAACCAACCTCAATGAATGTTCTGCTGACAAACCTCATCCAAGGAAATCTGCTTTCTAAAGCTCAAATCTGGATCACAACCCGACCTGCATCAGCCAACCGTATCCCCGCTGATAAAGTTGACCGGGTTACAGAGGTGCGAGGATTTAATGACgagcagaaggaggagtactTCCGGAGGAGATTCAGCAATAAAGATTTGGCTGAGAAAATCTTGTCGCATGTCAAGAAATCAAGGAGCCTTTACATCATGTGTCACATTCCTGTCTTCTGTTGGATCACAGCAAATGTTCTGGAAGACTTTGttagagaaacagaaaaacaaggagACGAAGAGAGAATGAAGACAAACGAAGAAGGGAGGATGCCAAAGACTCTGactgatatgtatatatacttcCTTGTGTTACAATGCAGACAGGCTAATGTGAAGTATCTTGAAGGTGAGACAGCTGAGAATTCTGAGACAGATTCATGCTGGAATGCAAGGAACAAGGAAACAATCATGTTTCTGGGGAAACTGGCTTTTGACGGTCTACGGAACGGAAACCTTCTCTTCACTGAAGAAGATTTGAGAGAGTATGAGGTTGACATCGAGAAAACTGTAGTCTTCTCTGGATTATTCACTCAGGTTACCCGAGAAGTCTGTGGTCTGTACCAACagaaaatgttctgctttgtCCATCTGAGCATTCAAGAGTTCCTGGCAGCTTTTTATGTCTTTCACACATTCAATAACACAGGTGAAAATCTGTTCTCCAACTCTCCAACAGTTGGAGAGTTGCCTGCAGAATTCTACAAGGCAGCAATAGACAAGGCTTTAGACAGCAAAGATGGGGAGTGGGATCTGTTTCTCCGCTTCCTGCTAGGCCTTTCTCTGGAGACTAATCAGAATCTACTGCAAGAGCTGCTGATGAAGACAGACAACAACACCAAGGAGACCAATCAGGAAACAATTGGGTACATCAAAGGAAAGATTAGGAATGAGAACAGTGATGCAGATAAAAAATGCAATCTTTTCTACTGTCTCAATGAGCTGAATGATCACTCTCTTGTGGAAGAAATGAAAAAGTATCTCCGATCAGGAACAGTCACATTTGAAAACTTCTCTGCCTCCCAGTGGTCAGCTCTGACTTTTGTGCTGCTGACATCAGATGAGAAGCTTGATGTGTTTGATCTGAAAAAGTACCTGAAATCAGAGACGGTTCTTCTAGGAATGTTGCCGGTGGTCAAAGTCTCCCAAGTTGCTTT gctgagttGGTGTGAGCTCTCTGAGGAATCCTGCAGAGGTCTGTCGTCCTCAGTCCTCAGCTCCCCATCCTGTAATCTCAAAGAGCTGGACCTGAGTCATAACGACCTGCAGGATTCAGGAGTGCAGATGCTTGCTGATGGCCTACAGAGTCCATACTGTAAACTGGATATTCTCAA GCTGTCAGGTTGTCAGGTGACAGAGAACGGCTGCAAATTCCTGGCCTCAGCTCTGATGTCCAAAACTACCTCCTCGCTGAAACAACTGGATCTGAGTTACAATCACCCAGGAGCCAATGGGATGAGGTTGCTCTCTGATATAGCTGCGGATCCAAATAGGAGCCTGAAGACACTCTG TTTGGACCACTGTGGAGCGCATCGGATAAAACCAGGGCTGAAGAAGT aTGGTTCAGATCTGAAGCTGGATGAAAACACAGCAAGCAAGAGGCTTGTCCTGTATGACGGGAACAGGAGAGTAAAAACTGTAGAGCTGGTGATGGAGAAAGTGCAACGACCTGAAAACCAGGACAGGTTTatgaggtctcaggtgatttCTGAGGAGGGCCTGAAAGGCCTTTGCTATTGGGAGGTGGAGTGGGAAGGGAAGGTGGGCATCGCAGTGGCATATGAATCAGTGGGGAGAGGATGGGACGGAAGTGGTGGCCTAGGATGCAACGAGAAGTCCTGGAGTCTGCTCTGCTCGAGGGCTAAGTACATTATCATGCATGGCAACAAAGTTATTGAGTTAAACAAAGTGCCCGTTTATAAGAAAATAGCAATATTTCTAAACTGGGAAGCTGGCACTCTGACCTATTATGGTGTCGCATCAGAAAAGCTGAGCCTCATACACACCTTCAAGGCCAAATTCACAGAACCCCTCTTCCCATGCTTCTGGTTTAAGAAGGGCTCTGTGACTTTGTGTAAGATGGACTGA